One window of the Thermasporomyces composti genome contains the following:
- a CDS encoding biotin--[acetyl-CoA-carboxylase] ligase, producing MPPSDDPAGSHVPSRSTPPERAPLTVDDVRRALLGADGLVTELRVVEETGSTNEDVRAAAVAGAPEGTVVVAEHQTAGRGRLDRRWVAPPRSGLTFSLLLRPTTVPARRWPWLPLLAGRAVVDGLTATTGLTVRLKWPNDVLVDERKLGGILVERVETPTGPAAVVGIGLNVTMTADELPTARAATGTETALMPTSLLLAGARTTDRASLLAVLLRALEARYQAWRAVGGDPDAGPGGGLRADYRAVCATLGRDVRVQLAPDQWISGRARDVDADGRLVVRTSAGDRALGAGDVTHLR from the coding sequence GTGCCGCCGAGTGACGACCCAGCGGGCTCGCACGTGCCGTCGAGGAGCACGCCTCCCGAACGCGCGCCGCTCACGGTGGACGACGTTCGCCGTGCCTTGCTCGGTGCCGACGGTCTGGTGACCGAGCTACGGGTGGTGGAGGAGACCGGATCGACCAATGAGGACGTGCGTGCGGCGGCCGTGGCCGGCGCGCCCGAGGGGACCGTCGTGGTCGCCGAGCACCAGACCGCTGGACGTGGCCGACTCGATCGACGGTGGGTCGCTCCGCCGCGGTCGGGACTGACCTTCTCGCTCCTCCTGCGACCCACGACCGTGCCAGCTCGGCGCTGGCCGTGGCTTCCCCTGCTCGCCGGCCGCGCCGTCGTCGACGGGCTCACCGCGACAACCGGCCTCACCGTTCGTCTGAAGTGGCCCAACGACGTCCTCGTCGACGAGCGCAAGCTCGGCGGCATCCTTGTCGAGCGGGTGGAGACGCCGACCGGGCCGGCCGCCGTGGTCGGCATCGGCCTCAACGTCACGATGACCGCGGACGAGCTTCCCACGGCCCGGGCGGCCACGGGCACGGAGACCGCTCTCATGCCGACGTCACTGCTCCTCGCGGGAGCGCGAACGACGGACCGAGCGAGCCTGCTCGCCGTCCTCTTACGCGCCCTCGAGGCCCGCTACCAGGCCTGGCGCGCCGTTGGGGGCGATCCCGACGCGGGCCCGGGTGGCGGGCTCCGCGCCGACTACCGGGCCGTCTGTGCCACCCTCGGCCGTGACGTCCGGGTCCAGCTGGCTCCCGACCAGTGGATCTCCGGGCGCGCTCGCGACGTCGACGCCGACGGCCGGCTGGTCGTCCGCACGTCGGCGGGTGACCGCGCGTTGGGCGCGGGCGACGTGACGCACCTGCGCTGA
- a CDS encoding PH domain-containing protein, which translates to MGIPAKLLGADERVVLSMRTHWKVTVVPVVLLLLTVAAAVTIVVLIPPGQYQQPVRIAVAVLALLGVCVYSLWPLLNWLASTYVLTDRRLITRQGVFTRTGRDIPLTRINDVSSERDVLDRILRCGTLVVWSAGEQGKIVLHDVPRVETVQRTIAELIFAAEDDDGETRRAPAR; encoded by the coding sequence ATGGGCATCCCGGCCAAGCTGCTCGGTGCGGACGAGCGGGTCGTCCTGAGCATGCGCACCCACTGGAAGGTCACGGTGGTACCCGTCGTCCTTCTCCTGCTCACGGTGGCCGCGGCGGTCACGATCGTCGTGCTGATTCCGCCCGGGCAGTACCAGCAGCCGGTGCGGATCGCGGTCGCCGTTCTCGCCCTGCTGGGTGTCTGCGTCTACTCGCTCTGGCCGTTGCTCAACTGGCTCGCCTCCACGTACGTGCTCACCGACCGCCGGCTCATCACCCGCCAAGGCGTCTTCACGCGGACTGGTCGGGACATCCCGCTCACGCGCATCAACGACGTCTCCAGCGAGCGAGACGTCCTCGACCGCATCCTTCGCTGCGGCACGCTCGTGGTCTGGTCAGCGGGCGAGCAGGGCAAGATCGTCTTGCACGACGTCCCCCGCGTCGAGACCGTTCAACGCACGATCGCCGAGCTCATCTTCGCCGCCGAGGACGACGACGGGGAGACGCGTCGCGCGCCCGCACGGTGA
- a CDS encoding enoyl-CoA hydratase/isomerase family protein, giving the protein MGRYDGLDVRRVDPEGQVVELVLNRPEALNALSTALADALGRATADVAADPAVRAVVLSSACDRAFCVGADLKERNTFSDDDLWRQRPIMRRAFGGLLDLPMPAIAAVHRYALGGGFELALSCDLIVADETAVFGVPEVSVGLVPGGGATQLLARRVGWSRASDLLFTGRRVEASEADRLGFIDRLVPPGRARDTALDLARQIARNSPIAVRHAKRALRQGFALELGPALDVEDAAWRAAASSPDRHEGIAAFVEKRPPVWPGERPRS; this is encoded by the coding sequence ATGGGGCGGTACGACGGGCTGGACGTGCGACGGGTGGACCCAGAGGGCCAGGTCGTCGAGCTGGTGCTCAACCGTCCCGAGGCACTGAACGCATTGTCGACCGCTCTCGCGGACGCGCTGGGCCGAGCCACCGCCGACGTCGCCGCCGATCCAGCGGTCCGCGCGGTCGTGCTCTCCAGCGCCTGCGACCGCGCGTTCTGTGTCGGCGCTGACCTGAAGGAGCGCAACACCTTCAGCGACGACGACCTGTGGAGACAGCGCCCGATCATGCGGCGGGCGTTCGGCGGGCTCCTCGACCTGCCCATGCCCGCGATCGCCGCCGTCCACCGCTACGCGCTGGGTGGTGGGTTCGAGCTGGCGCTGTCCTGCGACCTCATCGTCGCCGACGAGACGGCGGTCTTCGGGGTGCCCGAGGTCTCGGTCGGGCTCGTCCCCGGCGGTGGCGCGACCCAGCTGCTGGCCCGCCGCGTCGGCTGGTCCCGCGCCAGCGACCTGCTCTTCACCGGTCGACGCGTGGAGGCCAGCGAGGCGGATCGGCTGGGCTTCATCGACCGCCTGGTGCCACCAGGTCGGGCCCGCGACACCGCGCTCGACCTGGCCCGCCAGATCGCCCGGAACTCACCCATCGCCGTCCGCCACGCCAAGCGGGCTCTGCGCCAGGGCTTCGCGCTCGAGCTCGGGCCGGCGCTCGACGTCGAGGACGCGGCCTGGCGGGCGGCGGCGTCCTCTCCGGACCGCCATGAGGGAATCGCGGCCTTCGTGGAGAAACGTCCGCCGGTCTGGCCGGGTGAACGGCCTCGGTCGTGA
- a CDS encoding hydroxymethylglutaryl-CoA lyase produces MRLPSRVLLREVGPRDGLQNEPPVPTAGKVALIDALSKTGLQRIEAVSFVHPRAIPQMGDAERVWSEITRHEGVEYSALVPNLTGARRALDVGVRSLEVVVSASERHNQVNVNRSTAESLAEIEAVVDLAHSVGATCQVIIATAWGCPYEGDIPVSRVVSIARAALDAGADTLAYGDTTGMATPTRVEELVETTRASLPTVPLALHFHNTRGTGLANVLAALQLGVTEFDASVGGLGGCPYAPGASGNIATEEVVHMLEDMGVETGVDLDLLLDVAAQAERLVGHQLPSQVLRAGPRTRTVAS; encoded by the coding sequence ATGCGGTTGCCCAGCCGAGTCCTCCTGCGCGAGGTCGGGCCCCGGGACGGCCTGCAGAACGAACCGCCCGTCCCGACCGCCGGCAAGGTGGCGCTCATCGACGCGTTGTCCAAGACCGGGCTGCAACGCATCGAGGCGGTCAGCTTCGTCCACCCGAGAGCGATTCCGCAGATGGGCGACGCCGAGCGGGTCTGGTCGGAGATCACCCGCCACGAGGGCGTCGAGTACTCCGCGCTGGTGCCCAACCTCACCGGCGCGCGGCGGGCGCTCGACGTGGGTGTCCGGTCGCTCGAGGTGGTCGTGTCCGCATCGGAACGACACAACCAGGTCAACGTCAACCGGTCCACGGCTGAGTCGCTCGCCGAGATCGAGGCGGTGGTCGACCTCGCCCACTCGGTCGGCGCCACCTGTCAGGTGATCATCGCGACCGCGTGGGGCTGCCCGTACGAAGGGGACATCCCGGTCTCGCGGGTGGTGTCCATCGCCCGGGCCGCGCTCGACGCGGGCGCGGACACGCTCGCCTACGGGGACACCACCGGTATGGCGACCCCCACCAGGGTGGAGGAGCTGGTCGAGACCACGCGGGCGAGCCTGCCGACGGTCCCGTTGGCTCTGCACTTCCACAACACGCGGGGCACCGGGCTGGCCAACGTGCTCGCCGCCCTCCAGCTCGGCGTCACCGAGTTCGACGCCAGCGTGGGTGGGCTGGGTGGGTGCCCCTACGCCCCTGGGGCGAGCGGCAACATCGCGACCGAGGAGGTCGTCCACATGCTCGAGGACATGGGGGTCGAGACGGGCGTGGACCTCGACCTGCTCCTCGACGTCGCGGCCCAGGCCGAGCGGTTGGTCGGACACCAGCTGCCGTCCCAGGTCCTGCGCGCCGGCCCGCGGACCCGCACCGTCGCCAGCTGA